In the genome of Juglans microcarpa x Juglans regia isolate MS1-56 chromosome 6S, Jm3101_v1.0, whole genome shotgun sequence, the window TGGATCTATCTATTTTGGTGAAACatatttaatatgtaaaatatttatatttaatgttGTTTGTATTGTCATTTTGGAGAATATTGATCTTCTATAAACGTCTAATGTTATATATTTCTCTATCTAAACTTCTATATTTGTTTGGAAgccaaattcatctcaactcatcattataattttttcaaatttcaacacaaaatataataaatagtttaattttttcaaatatcaaaataataataataatattaaaaaataatattctgacaatattttatcatctcaactcaactcacttcaacatccaaacgcaacctaaattggaaaaatttgaataaagaattagAAAGGTTTTTAATGTAATGTCTCAAAATCTCtagactattatatatatatatatagccctatatttatgaaaatgaacAAATTAGCATAtgagaatttatttatatatttttaagagatgcaagtctcgtttattttttctaaaaaaagtaaataaatatagaatttaaatgaaaaaaaaatccacttttaaatattatgtctcaactttttttaaatgagtacgCGAGACTTGCATATCTCAAAATTGTATTTGTCATTGCTCTTGCCATATAGCCATTAAACATGAAGATCCTcaataaaaagcaaaaacatgatGATTTTTAAGAGTCGTATAAAAGTTACAcgatttgattaaaaaaataactcaattatatcaagaataaaattgaagaaataagaaatttcactttaaaaaaatgttgaatctATAATTTCGAACATCctgaaaaaagaaactaaactaAATTAGGGCAAAATGAATATAGAAACTTTTAAGTAAGTTGCTCTTAATTTGATATCTTTCTTTAGTATCTAATTTAGTTCTCTACGATTTATTTTTGATGATTTAATTGTTCTTTCAGGCCAACCCATCAAGATTTTTCTCAATGCTTTTTcagatatttaataaatattcataaaaggaaattattgaGTTTCATAGTtctctgagattttttttattcttttttggaTTAAACAAGATGTAAATTTTGGGTTTGCCTCCTACTTATCCCAAAAAAGGAATGCACAACTCCGGCCTACATCTCACTTATTCCTACTCATtcttgaaaatgagaaaaatcctTAGTACCAACAGTTTTGTGTGGCGTATTcatgatattttttgtaaaatgatttgtaaaaataacGTCcgttctataaaaaattatatttaatttaaattataaaaataattataaacgTATCATTACCGAAATAATTCAAGAGCACCATTCATCCCACAAACTTTTTAAGTTATTCATGAAAAActacagaaaatatttattgtgaTTTTTCACCAAAgctaaaaatagaatttatcctcccaaaaaaaaaaataataaaaggttTCTAATAGAGTGGTGCTATTTTGTCGCTCATATCTGTCCGCTGCAAGTTACGGCTAAGCCAAAATTAgcttttcgttttttttttttttaatttttgtattcatatttttttataattttaaaatatttttttttaatataaaaaaatatttatacattaataatcacttatttaactattaagtaaagaaaattagaacaaaattaaaatacataaaatgttaaaataaggTATCAAAGTAgcattattttgataaattgaCAATGTCCAAGTTCATTCATCCCCTTTGcttattcttatttattgatTCCAATCATAAAAATTTCTTATGCCCCTAAACATATAGAACTATtttgcctccctctctctctctctctctctctctctctctccccgtcccTCTGTTCATCTTGATCCCAAACCTATAGTCTTGTTCCTCCTATCTAGCACCTGCAAATCATTTCCTGAATATCCATGCATACAGCCTTAGTTTTGGCTGTCTGACCCACCCTTCCGGTCCTTCTTGCCACTGTTCATCTGTATATCTCATTTTGCGGCTCTTGTGGTGCATTAGAAGCAAGATTGTCAATGGCCCAGCTATGAGGTAAATCTTCTGAGAAACCAGGGCAAAGGGTCTCTCATCCTCCCATGCcccaaatataattattcaccagttctcatttttttttacattcattTTTCGTATCATCGATTGTTGTTAAAGCTCAAACGACAGAACCTGTTCTTGATTATAATTGATAGATTACAAGAGTTAAAAAAACGAATAGAAAGAACAAGTCCAAGTTGATGGCAGGATGCTCAATTTTAACAAACGGGTCTACCTTAGATTGTGCTGAGAATCATTGTGGTTACCAAAGTAACGATTGTTGTCTTGCTACTGATAATTCCGTAAAAGATGGTGTCGACGATTCTCATGCTGATCATAAGGTTAAACTACGATGCCTGTTCGACCCGGTTCTTTCAGTTTTTCTGAAAGAGATTACTAGTACCGCTGTTATTAGGCCTTTTCCGGCAATGCTCGGTGACGGGCGATCACCAGATTTGTTTAAACTGTTCTGGTTagtgagagagggaggagggtTTGAGACGGTAACAAAGAAAGGATTATGGGCATTTGTGGCGACGGAATCTGGTCTGGATCATAGAGTGACCCCTTCGGtgaaattgatatattttaagtatttgaatGCGTTGGAGGCATGGTTCAAGGAGAGGTGTAGAGATGGGAGATTTGGCAGTAGGCAGTGTGGATGTGATGGGGATTTCAGTTTGTTATCTTTGGAGCTAGAGACAGAGTTTAGACATTTGTTATCTGATGGTTCAggcaaaaacaagaaaaaagatgtTGGACTTCGAATGGAATCTTGCAAAAGTGGAAAGTACATTGATATGGATATTGGAAAGTGTGGATTTGATATCTCAGACACCATCAAGGCTTTTAGAAAGCAGGAAGATGTTGGTAAAGGCAGTAGTGTTGACGACAAAAACATTCATGATGATGACAAAAAACTTTTTAATGATGAGGGCACCGCTCATGTGATCCTGGATTCTGTTATTGCtaataaagaatttattttcCGTAAGAGAAAGCGAGAGTCTGTGGCGGGAATGCTGAATTGGGTGATCCATATTGCAAAGCATCCTGATGATCCTTCAATTGGAATAATGCTGGAACCATGTAAGGGGAATAACCATGAAAGCAAGGAGTTTTTGGTCCAGGCAATCAGGGCAAGGGAAGCACTGTTGCTAAGAAGGCACAACAATCCAAAAGCTGAAAGATCTCCCTTGGAGGTAAGTTCATGCATCTTTGGCATTTCTCAAgttttttcattgtatcataCATTGTTAATCCCTTGAGTAGAATCAATGTCTGTGCTATGCTGCCTAGAATCTAGATTCCTTGCCAAGTACAAATGAAACTACATATCACATAATGCATTGTCATTGAATTGGTTCAGACCCAACACCTCACCAATCTGTCCACCTCATAC includes:
- the LOC121237538 gene encoding AT-rich interactive domain-containing protein 2-like gives rise to the protein MAGCSILTNGSTLDCAENHCGYQSNDCCLATDNSVKDGVDDSHADHKVKLRCLFDPVLSVFLKEITSTAVIRPFPAMLGDGRSPDLFKLFWLVREGGGFETVTKKGLWAFVATESGLDHRVTPSVKLIYFKYLNALEAWFKERCRDGRFGSRQCGCDGDFSLLSLELETEFRHLLSDGSGKNKKKDVGLRMESCKSGKYIDMDIGKCGFDISDTIKAFRKQEDVGKGSSVDDKNIHDDDKKLFNDEGTAHVILDSVIANKEFIFRKRKRESVAGMLNWVIHIAKHPDDPSIGIMLEPCKGNNHESKEFLVQAIRAREALLLRRHNNPKAERSPLEKKLKMHPSMYEDGSAPSHHSTERLRCSERLPTLVKSHASSCCNSCSATQSKLSPCKIELDNGPKDEEPVTDDTSATNTTPGDDSLQKQVRVDSHLQAEVPEWTGVVPESDSKWLGTCVWPLEHEKHNAIIEKDPIGRGRPELCGCRLPGSVECVRFHIAEKRMTLKLELGSAFYHWRFHHMGEEISLQWTAVEEQRFKNMVRSNHWEDAFRRFPGKTRENLVSYYFNVFLVQRRSYQNRVTPNNIDSDDDDELEFGSLSGGFGHEAVKVPGSSFLECSDNKQCIDFE